A genomic segment from Luteibacter aegosomatis encodes:
- the bamB gene encoding outer membrane protein assembly factor BamB, producing the protein MKRLWAIALTSSLVVLAGCHSFKKENVEPPTPLDKKFEPTIKVERLWKSSIGDGAAESGVRMRPTVVNGVVYAASTDGKIAAFDANTGKTIWSKSTRQHGWFGWGDSKREDARFSGGPGAADDLVAVGTLDGHVYAMNAKDGERRWAAEVSSEVITTPAIVGGLVVVRCNDGRVYGLDAGTGERRWVFDQAQIPALSLRGNGRLLIANGVVFMGSDAGKLVAVRLDNGEKLWEQTLASGEGRTEIDRLSDADGAIVLDGTTLFGAAYHGQLTAVDGPSGRPLWNHGFSSYTSLDVHGNAVFGVDDVSQVYAFDKSSGANIWKQDGLKYRWLTGPAAQGDYIVVGDLDGHIHWLNGADGKIVGRERLSKKAIRAQPVVSGDTVYVEDVEGHIGAYRISR; encoded by the coding sequence ATGAAACGTCTTTGGGCAATCGCGTTGACTTCGTCGCTGGTCGTACTGGCCGGCTGCCACTCGTTCAAGAAGGAAAACGTCGAACCGCCGACCCCGCTCGACAAGAAGTTCGAACCGACCATCAAGGTCGAGCGCCTGTGGAAGTCCAGCATCGGTGACGGTGCGGCCGAGTCAGGCGTGCGCATGCGTCCGACCGTGGTGAACGGCGTGGTCTACGCCGCCAGCACCGATGGCAAGATCGCCGCCTTCGATGCCAATACCGGCAAGACGATCTGGTCCAAGAGCACCCGCCAGCACGGCTGGTTCGGCTGGGGCGACTCCAAGCGCGAGGATGCCCGTTTCTCGGGTGGCCCCGGCGCGGCGGACGACCTGGTCGCCGTGGGCACGCTCGACGGCCATGTTTACGCGATGAACGCGAAGGACGGCGAGCGTCGCTGGGCGGCCGAGGTGTCCTCCGAAGTGATCACCACTCCCGCCATCGTCGGCGGCCTGGTGGTCGTGCGTTGCAACGACGGTCGCGTGTACGGCCTCGATGCCGGTACCGGCGAGCGCCGCTGGGTGTTCGACCAGGCGCAGATTCCGGCGCTCAGCCTGCGTGGCAACGGCCGCCTGCTGATCGCCAACGGCGTGGTCTTCATGGGCAGCGATGCCGGCAAGCTCGTCGCCGTGCGCCTGGACAACGGCGAAAAGCTCTGGGAGCAGACCCTCGCCAGCGGCGAAGGCCGTACCGAAATCGATCGCCTCAGCGACGCCGACGGCGCCATCGTGCTCGACGGCACCACGCTTTTCGGTGCCGCCTATCACGGCCAGCTCACCGCGGTGGACGGCCCCAGTGGCCGGCCGCTGTGGAACCATGGCTTTTCCAGCTACACCTCGCTCGACGTCCATGGCAACGCCGTGTTCGGCGTGGATGACGTGTCGCAGGTCTATGCCTTCGACAAGTCCAGCGGTGCCAACATCTGGAAGCAGGACGGTCTGAAATACCGTTGGCTCACCGGTCCGGCGGCGCAGGGCGACTACATCGTGGTGGGCGATCTCGACGGCCACATCCACTGGCTCAACGGTGCCGACGGCAAGATCGTCGGTCGTGAGCGTCTGTCGAAGAAAGCCATTCGCGCCCAGCCGGTCGTGTCCGGCGACACCGTATATGTCGAGGACGTGGAAGGCCATATCGGCGCTTACCGCATCTCGCGCTGA
- a CDS encoding YfgM family protein — protein MAFDVYDDYEQGERVQQWLRKNGGSIVVGIALGLVLIFGWQQWKSHRAGHEQAAASEYSALQAAVAQKRTNEIDLRTETLMKDYADTAWSVFAVGERAQRNVMDGQLDKAAGDLEWAKTHASDDTLKTLFTLREAQLKYAQGKPQDAIAALDAMKGAAFASLAAELRGDALVKLGRADEARKAYQAAIAAMGESAPQRGVVQTKLDDLAVAGKQGA, from the coding sequence ATGGCATTCGACGTATACGACGACTACGAACAGGGCGAACGCGTCCAGCAATGGTTGCGCAAGAACGGCGGCAGCATCGTCGTGGGCATCGCCCTCGGTCTGGTGCTCATCTTCGGCTGGCAGCAGTGGAAGTCCCATCGCGCCGGCCATGAGCAGGCCGCGGCCTCCGAGTATTCCGCCTTGCAGGCCGCCGTGGCGCAGAAACGCACGAACGAGATCGACCTGCGCACCGAAACCCTCATGAAGGACTACGCCGACACGGCGTGGTCGGTCTTCGCGGTGGGCGAGCGTGCCCAGCGCAACGTGATGGACGGTCAGCTCGACAAGGCGGCCGGCGATCTGGAATGGGCGAAGACCCATGCCTCGGACGACACGCTGAAAACCCTTTTCACGCTGCGCGAAGCCCAGCTGAAGTACGCCCAGGGCAAGCCGCAGGACGCCATCGCCGCACTCGACGCGATGAAGGGCGCCGCGTTCGCCTCGCTCGCGGCGGAACTCCGCGGTGACGCGCTGGTCAAGCTGGGACGCGCCGACGAGGCGCGCAAGGCCTATCAGGCGGCCATCGCCGCCATGGGCGAAAGCGCACCGCAGCGCGGTGTGGTTCAAACCAAACTTGATGATCTGGCCGTGGCCGGGAAGCAGGGTGCATGA
- a CDS encoding helix-turn-helix domain-containing protein translates to MDPQQVEPADASGRVIIDHVHEAGFGSRLRAAREARGYTVEACGQALRLPSRLLRQLEAGDYSGIDYQVYLAGYLGKYGRHVGVDDEAIQAEVARLTPRQPELVVTGGVSHSRYLLERYVTAATYVVLTAVIVVPMVWLGVRGTLDRDMPRLAPLDATPVAQQDAPAPATSSAIAATAPNTVASTPPSPSPETHVDEQQPVLASMAMFPSLDHAVARSPLATAAATPEGEASGAAQGQGQGAHSLSLNLPSASWVEVTSADGSRLEYGILPAGTQKSYHSDGALDVRIGNASGAQVSIDGQPVQLDSFRRANVARFHVDVRDGKASPVAN, encoded by the coding sequence ATGGACCCGCAGCAGGTCGAACCAGCGGACGCCAGCGGTCGCGTCATCATCGATCACGTGCACGAAGCCGGTTTCGGCTCGCGTCTGCGTGCCGCCCGAGAGGCGCGCGGCTACACCGTGGAGGCCTGCGGCCAGGCGCTGCGCCTGCCCAGCCGCCTGCTGCGCCAGCTCGAAGCGGGCGACTATTCCGGCATCGATTACCAGGTGTACCTCGCCGGTTACCTGGGCAAATACGGCCGCCATGTGGGCGTCGACGACGAAGCCATCCAGGCCGAGGTCGCCCGGCTCACTCCGCGCCAGCCCGAACTCGTGGTCACCGGTGGCGTATCGCACTCGCGGTACCTGCTCGAGCGCTACGTGACGGCCGCTACCTATGTGGTGCTGACGGCGGTCATCGTGGTTCCCATGGTCTGGTTGGGCGTGCGCGGCACGCTCGATCGCGACATGCCCCGCCTCGCGCCGCTCGACGCCACGCCGGTGGCGCAACAGGATGCCCCGGCGCCGGCCACCTCCAGCGCCATCGCCGCCACCGCTCCGAACACGGTCGCATCGACCCCGCCGTCGCCGTCGCCCGAGACCCACGTGGATGAGCAGCAGCCCGTGCTCGCATCGATGGCGATGTTCCCGTCGCTGGACCATGCCGTCGCGCGCAGCCCGCTGGCCACTGCCGCGGCGACGCCCGAGGGCGAGGCGAGCGGCGCCGCCCAGGGTCAGGGCCAGGGCGCGCACAGCCTGAGCCTCAACCTGCCGTCCGCCAGTTGGGTGGAGGTCACCTCCGCCGACGGCTCGCGCCTGGAATACGGCATTCTCCCGGCCGGTACCCAGAAGTCGTACCACAGCGACGGGGCCCTCGACGTCCGCATCGGCAACGCCTCCGGCGCCCAGGTGTCCATCGACGGCCAGCCGGTGCAGCTCGACAGCTTCCGCCGCGCCAACGTGGCCCGCTTCCACGTCGACGTGCGCGACGGCAAGGCATCCCCGGTCGCCAACTGA
- the pilW gene encoding type IV pilus biogenesis/stability protein PilW gives MRLDRWVLLSGLILACAGCAGGGSGLRPTTAADNRAKGAEVHTQLGQRYMEQGDLKGAMEKLQKALQFDPKYVPANTVIAVLYERINDPANAELYYRKAAELDPKSGAVNNNFAVFLCKQHRGGEAKPYFDKALADPFYETPDLALANAGTCQMQSNDYDAAEGYFRKALDRNANNADALYQMAHVLYLKNDAFRARAFLQRFEALGNPSPDALKLGHDIELRLGNGEGAQDYAKRLRQQFPDSEPAHAIEATARQ, from the coding sequence ATGCGGCTTGACCGGTGGGTCTTGCTGTCGGGGCTCATTCTCGCGTGCGCCGGTTGTGCCGGCGGCGGATCCGGCCTGCGCCCAACGACGGCGGCCGATAACCGGGCCAAGGGCGCGGAAGTCCACACCCAGCTCGGCCAACGTTACATGGAGCAGGGCGACCTCAAGGGCGCCATGGAAAAGCTGCAGAAGGCCCTGCAGTTCGATCCCAAGTACGTGCCGGCCAATACCGTGATCGCCGTTCTCTACGAGCGCATCAACGATCCGGCAAATGCCGAGTTGTATTACCGCAAGGCTGCCGAATTGGACCCCAAGAGCGGTGCGGTGAACAACAACTTCGCCGTGTTCCTGTGCAAGCAGCATCGCGGAGGGGAAGCCAAGCCTTATTTCGACAAGGCCCTGGCCGACCCCTTCTACGAAACGCCCGATCTCGCCCTGGCCAATGCCGGCACCTGCCAGATGCAGTCCAACGACTACGACGCGGCGGAGGGATATTTCCGCAAGGCGCTCGATCGCAACGCCAACAACGCCGACGCCCTGTATCAGATGGCTCACGTGTTGTACCTTAAGAACGATGCATTCCGGGCACGCGCCTTCCTGCAGCGCTTCGAGGCGCTGGGGAATCCCAGTCCGGACGCGTTGAAGCTCGGTCACGATATCGAGCTCCGTCTGGGTAACGGGGAGGGTGCCCAGGACTACGCCAAACGGTTGCGCCAACAGTTCCCGGATTCGGAACCGGCGCATGCTATCGAAGCCACCGCACGTCAATGA
- the rlmN gene encoding 23S rRNA (adenine(2503)-C(2))-methyltransferase RlmN, translated as MAVNTPADKVNLLDFDRQGLRDFFAGLGEKPYRADQVMKWIYHRLESDFGKMTDVGKALREKLDASCYVGPPSTVFEKGAVDGTHKWLLGMDGGNAIETVYIPEPTRGTLCVSSQVGCALNCQFCSTATQGFSRNLSTAEIIGQVWVAAKYLGNVPHQQRRITNVVMMGMGEPLLNFDNVVKAMSLMRDDLGFGLASKRVTLSTAGLVPMIDRLSAESDVSLAVSLHAANDELRTELVPLNKRYPLAELMGACERYIRRAPRTSITFEYTLMKGVNDRPEHARQLVKFMRRLPGNNKVNLIPFNPFPGARFERSGADDIRAFQTQLLNAGVLTMLRRTRGDDIDAACGQLKGQVVDRTRRQAEFRKKLEEGVVNAA; from the coding sequence ATTGCCGTGAATACGCCTGCCGACAAGGTCAACCTGCTCGACTTCGACCGCCAGGGACTGCGCGATTTCTTCGCCGGCCTGGGCGAGAAGCCGTATCGCGCCGACCAGGTCATGAAGTGGATCTACCACCGCCTGGAAAGCGACTTCGGCAAGATGACCGACGTCGGCAAGGCCCTGCGCGAAAAGCTCGACGCCAGCTGTTACGTCGGGCCGCCGTCCACCGTGTTCGAGAAGGGCGCGGTCGACGGCACGCACAAGTGGTTGCTCGGCATGGATGGCGGCAACGCCATCGAGACCGTCTACATCCCGGAACCCACCCGTGGCACGTTGTGCGTGTCCTCGCAGGTGGGTTGCGCCCTGAACTGCCAGTTCTGCTCCACGGCCACCCAGGGCTTCTCCCGCAACCTGTCCACGGCCGAGATCATCGGCCAGGTCTGGGTCGCGGCCAAATACCTCGGCAACGTGCCGCACCAGCAGCGCCGCATCACCAACGTGGTGATGATGGGCATGGGCGAGCCGCTGCTGAATTTCGACAACGTGGTGAAGGCCATGAGCCTGATGCGCGACGACCTGGGCTTCGGCCTGGCGAGCAAGCGCGTCACGTTGTCCACGGCCGGCCTGGTGCCGATGATCGACCGGCTCTCGGCCGAAAGCGACGTTTCGCTGGCGGTATCCCTGCACGCGGCCAACGATGAGCTGCGCACCGAGCTGGTGCCGCTCAACAAGCGTTACCCGCTGGCCGAGCTGATGGGTGCGTGCGAACGCTACATCCGCCGTGCGCCGCGCACGTCGATCACGTTCGAGTACACCCTGATGAAGGGCGTGAACGACCGTCCCGAGCATGCGCGCCAGCTCGTCAAGTTCATGCGCCGCCTGCCGGGCAACAACAAGGTCAACCTCATTCCGTTCAATCCGTTCCCTGGCGCTCGGTTCGAGCGTTCGGGGGCGGACGATATCCGTGCTTTCCAGACCCAATTGCTCAATGCCGGCGTGCTGACGATGCTGCGCCGTACCCGTGGCGACGACATCGACGCCGCCTGCGGCCAGCTCAAGGGCCAGGTGGTGGACCGCACCCGACGCCAGGCCGAATTCCGCAAGAAGCTCGAAGAAGGGGTAGTGAATGCGGCTTGA
- the ndk gene encoding nucleoside-diphosphate kinase: MALERTLSIIKPDAVKKNVIGEIVARFEKAGLKVVAQRMQQLSQAEAEGFYAVHKERPFFKALVEFMISGPVVIQVLEGEGAILKNRELMGATNPKEAAPGTIRADFAESIDANAVHGSDAAETAAVEIAYFFRTTEVVSH; the protein is encoded by the coding sequence ATGGCGCTGGAGCGCACCCTTTCGATCATCAAGCCGGATGCCGTCAAGAAGAACGTCATCGGCGAAATCGTCGCCCGTTTCGAGAAGGCCGGCCTCAAGGTCGTCGCCCAGCGCATGCAGCAGCTGAGCCAGGCCGAAGCCGAAGGCTTCTATGCCGTGCACAAGGAGCGTCCGTTCTTCAAGGCGCTCGTCGAGTTCATGATCTCCGGTCCGGTCGTCATCCAGGTGCTGGAAGGCGAGGGCGCCATCCTCAAGAACCGCGAACTCATGGGTGCCACCAATCCGAAGGAAGCCGCGCCGGGCACCATTCGCGCCGACTTCGCCGAATCGATCGACGCCAACGCCGTCCACGGCTCCGATGCCGCCGAGACCGCCGCGGTCGAGATCGCCTACTTCTTCCGCACGACGGAAGTCGTTTCGCACTGA
- a CDS encoding TetR/AcrR family transcriptional regulator: MTSAPYASRERSTKERILGAAEALFATHGFAGASLRQVTAAARVNLAAVNYHFGSKDKLIEEVFRRRLDELNTRRLAALAKVAGEPGTTLEGVLDAYIRPALDLSRSDGGGAAFVRVLARAYAEHNETLRRFLSENYGHVLRQFAAEFGRLLPKLGKEEIYWRLDIVTGALTYAMADFGIIQRKGDVTERDHREAAADHLIRFAAAGMRAATSPSHATASH, from the coding sequence ATGACGAGCGCACCCTACGCCTCCCGGGAACGCAGCACCAAGGAGCGGATCCTGGGCGCCGCCGAGGCCCTTTTCGCCACCCACGGCTTCGCCGGGGCCTCGCTCCGTCAGGTCACCGCCGCGGCCCGCGTCAATCTGGCGGCCGTCAACTACCACTTCGGCTCGAAGGACAAACTCATCGAGGAAGTGTTCCGCCGACGCCTCGACGAGCTCAATACGCGCCGTCTGGCGGCCCTGGCGAAGGTGGCCGGCGAGCCCGGAACCACGCTGGAGGGTGTCCTCGACGCCTACATCCGTCCGGCCCTCGACCTCTCCCGCAGCGACGGCGGCGGCGCGGCCTTCGTTCGCGTCCTGGCCCGGGCCTACGCCGAACACAACGAGACGCTGCGCCGGTTCCTCTCGGAAAACTACGGCCACGTGCTTCGCCAGTTCGCCGCCGAATTCGGGCGACTCTTGCCGAAATTGGGCAAAGAGGAGATCTACTGGCGCCTCGACATCGTGACCGGCGCGCTGACCTACGCCATGGCCGACTTCGGCATCATCCAGCGCAAGGGCGACGTCACCGAGCGCGACCACCGCGAGGCCGCGGCCGACCACCTCATCCGCTTCGCCGCCGCCGGCATGCGCGCCGCCACCTCCCCATCCCACGCCACGGCCAGCCACTGA